In a genomic window of Styela clava chromosome 11, kaStyClav1.hap1.2, whole genome shotgun sequence:
- the LOC120347506 gene encoding nodal homolog 3-A-like, protein MDFCAKVKMSLFVFITLSTFADSTKFGLPQRMLEFHSKVLSQIQSHSASTSSAESKSESTSYMMSLYREKNGKSAEEEFAVSARSAFTRRNRRKQNKMNGKERVALKRSDTVRSFNVIESTQENSKWILTFDLSNVLPNERIRYSEIQINAPNFILEIDTIVIKARFVSKTVKTTELGKISHTTKRIPSDGKINLEVTNSIRHWYKTEFRNRNSETESVERLQESKLSNEDVTLIVFSNNKNYGLIDAAHERQERHRRDSAVPATAHYRQHDRQRRRKDKNRRRNKTEYESNHDERSNDVEMNKENEIEEEKISPRTVNQQHHYSAPSHCRKVPFEVDFDKIGWGEWIIYPKRYQAFRCEGMCNFSTMQNMKTTNHAYVQSIHALTRPDLGIPTPCCVPTKLKPLSLLYFENGEVVQRDHEDMIVEECGCR, encoded by the exons atggatttttgTGCAAAAGTGAAAATGTCACTTTTTGTATTCATCACATTGAGCACTTTCGCCGATTCAACGAAATTCGGATTACCTCAAAGAATGTTGGAATTCCACAGTAAAGTTTTGAGTCAAATTCAAAGTCACTCCGCATCAACGAGTTCAGCCGAAAGCAAATCGGAAAGCACCAGCTACATGATGTCTCTTTATCGGGAGAAAAACGGAAAATCAGCGGAAGAAGAATTTGCCGTTTCCGCCCGTTCTGCATTTACTCGCCGAAACCGTcggaaacaaaacaaaatgaacggCAAAGAGCGAGTCGCTTTAAAAAGATCAGACACCGTCAGAAGTTTCAACGTTATTG aatcaaCGCAGGAAAATTCAAAATGGATCCTGACCTTCGACCTCTCCAATGTTTTACCAAACGAACGAATTCGATATTCTGAAATTCAAATCAATGCTCCCAACTTCATTCTTGAAATTGACACTATCGTTATAAAAGCTCGTTTTGtttcaaaaactgtgaaaacaACAGAACTAGGAAAAATTTCACACACCACTAAAAGAATTCCTTCAGATGGAAA aaTTAACTTGGAAGTAACCAACTCAATTCGTCACTGGTACAAAACCGAATTCAGGAACCGAAATTCAGAGACAGAATCTGTTGAAAGGCTTCAAGAATCAAAACTTTCAAACGAAGATGTTACATTGATTGTGTTTTCAAATAACAAGAATTACGGATTAATCGATGCAGCCCACGAACGACAAGAACGTCACCGTCGCGATTCTGCTGTACCAGCTACCGCTCATTATCGTCAACACGATCGCCAAAGAAGACGTAAAGATAAGAATAGAAGACGTAACAAGACCGAATACGAATCTAATCACGATGAACGGTCCAACGATGTTGAAATGAATAAAGAGAATGAAATTGAAGAAGAAAAAATCAGCCCAAGAACTGTCAACCAACAACATCACTATTCTGCACCTTCTCATTGTCGCAAAGTTCCATTCGAAGTCGATTTTGATAAGATTGGGTGGGGTGAATGGATCATCTACCCTAAACGTTACCAAGCTTTCAGATGCGAAGGAATGTGCAACTTCTCTACcatgcaaaatatgaaaacaaccaaTCATGCTTACGTTCAATCAATTCATGCTCTAACAAGACCAGATCTTGGAATTCCAACTCCATGTTGTGTGCCAACCAAATTAAAACCACTCAGCCTCCTGTATTTTGAAAACGGAGAAGTTGTACAAAGAGATCATGAAGATATGATCGTTGAAGAATGCGGTTGTAGATGA